A single genomic interval of uncultured Sunxiuqinia sp. harbors:
- a CDS encoding glycoside hydrolase family 43 protein, with protein sequence MKRITIFTLGLILLFSCNTPKTSYNVFNPGQEWKDNNDVHINAHGGGILFFNQTYYWYGEHKVEGKIGNTAQVGVHVYSSKDLYNWKDEGIALPVDSIDSNSDISKGCILERPKVIYNEKTKKFVMWFHLEIKSQGYASARSGVAVADNPTGPFIFIESVRPNKGTWPVNVQEYHKLPVSNTVKSNYCGGKGCLPAHVDSLNILGRDFKNGQMARDMNLFVDDDGKAYHLYSSEENSTLHIAELSDDYLSHSGRYARFFSNRYMEAPTIMKTSKGKYYFIASDCTGWSPNAARSASADDIFGPWTELGNPCVGPDSSTTFHSQSTYILPVQGKNDAFIFMADRWTPENPIDGRYIWLPIHLVNDKIELKWMDKWDLSIFKE encoded by the coding sequence ATGAAACGAATAACAATTTTTACTTTGGGATTGATTCTTTTGTTTTCTTGTAATACCCCTAAAACAAGTTATAACGTATTCAATCCAGGACAAGAATGGAAAGACAATAATGATGTTCATATAAATGCTCATGGAGGAGGCATCCTGTTTTTTAATCAAACATACTATTGGTATGGGGAACATAAAGTTGAAGGGAAAATAGGAAATACGGCACAAGTAGGAGTTCATGTCTATTCATCTAAAGATTTATACAACTGGAAGGATGAAGGAATCGCTTTGCCAGTGGATAGTATAGATTCCAACTCTGATATTTCAAAGGGTTGCATTCTCGAAAGGCCTAAGGTGATTTATAATGAAAAAACAAAAAAGTTCGTCATGTGGTTTCACCTGGAAATAAAATCACAGGGATATGCTTCAGCAAGATCTGGTGTGGCAGTAGCTGATAATCCAACAGGACCTTTTATTTTCATTGAGTCAGTAAGACCCAACAAAGGCACTTGGCCTGTTAACGTTCAGGAATACCATAAACTTCCTGTATCGAATACTGTTAAAAGCAACTATTGTGGAGGAAAAGGTTGTCTTCCTGCTCACGTAGATTCATTAAATATTTTGGGACGAGATTTCAAGAATGGACAAATGGCGCGAGATATGAATTTATTCGTAGATGATGATGGAAAAGCATACCACCTATATTCTTCTGAAGAGAACAGTACTTTGCATATCGCCGAACTAAGTGATGACTACCTTTCTCATTCTGGCAGATATGCCCGGTTTTTTAGCAACAGATATATGGAAGCACCAACTATTATGAAGACCAGTAAAGGGAAATATTATTTCATTGCTTCTGACTGTACCGGCTGGTCTCCAAATGCAGCCCGATCAGCCAGTGCTGATGACATATTTGGGCCATGGACAGAATTAGGAAATCCATGTGTAGGTCCAGATTCTTCAACCACCTTTCATTCGCAAAGCACCTACATTCTTCCTGTCCAGGGGAAAAATGATGCGTTCATTTTTATGGCTGACCGATGGACTCCTGAAAATCCTATAGACGGTAGATATATCTGGTTACCCATCCATTTAGTAAATGACAAGATTGAATTGAAATGGATGGACAAATGGGATTTAAGTATTTTTAAAGAATAA
- a CDS encoding site-specific integrase → MGTLKNYHTTARYIELFLQKSMNREDIFLSELNYRFITDFEFYLRKHKPIDHQRPMGNNAVMKHLERFRKMISMAVRMEWLDKDPFAAYKLHFKKVEREFLTETELAAIEKKIFKMERLNYVRDLFVFACYTGSSYIDVANLAPNNIRKGINGMSWIVTQREKTSTPVRIPILKQAQLLIDQYKNHPRSENKGTVFPNISNQKLNSYLKEIADLCEIDKNLTFHMARHTFATTVTLTNGVPLVIVSKILGHTSLKTTQIYAKILDQKISDAIKQLQTKLESIKQSRI, encoded by the coding sequence ATGGGAACACTCAAAAACTATCATACTACTGCAAGATATATTGAATTGTTCCTACAAAAAAGTATGAACAGGGAGGATATTTTCTTATCCGAACTCAATTACCGATTCATCACTGATTTTGAGTTTTACCTCCGAAAACACAAACCAATCGATCATCAACGGCCAATGGGTAATAATGCGGTTATGAAACACCTGGAACGATTTCGTAAAATGATATCCATGGCTGTTCGCATGGAATGGCTGGATAAAGATCCCTTTGCAGCTTACAAACTACATTTCAAGAAAGTAGAACGTGAATTTTTAACCGAAACAGAGTTAGCTGCCATTGAAAAGAAAATATTCAAAATGGAACGGCTTAACTATGTTCGTGACCTTTTTGTGTTTGCCTGTTACACCGGATCATCTTATATCGATGTGGCAAACCTGGCTCCTAATAACATCAGGAAAGGAATTAACGGTATGTCATGGATTGTAACACAACGAGAAAAGACTTCTACTCCGGTCCGTATTCCAATTTTGAAGCAAGCCCAATTACTTATTGACCAATATAAGAATCATCCACGTTCTGAAAACAAAGGCACTGTTTTCCCTAATATCTCTAACCAGAAACTAAACAGTTACCTGAAAGAAATTGCTGATTTGTGTGAGATAGATAAAAATCTGACGTTCCATATGGCCCGACATACTTTTGCAACCACGGTAACGCTTACCAATGGTGTTCCTCTTGTAATTGTGTCTAAAATACTTGGCCATACCAGTCTGAAAACGACTCAAATATATGCCAAGATTCTGGATCAAAAAATTTCTGACGCTATCAAACAACTACAAACAAAATTGGAATCTATAAAGCAATCTCGGATTTAA
- a CDS encoding glycoside hydrolase family 3 N-terminal domain-containing protein produces the protein MIKFLSALVLIFSISAPSSLQAQKKDIYHDGWIDFNKNGRMDVYENPKATIEARITDLLEQMTVDEKTCQCATLYGYKRVLKDEMPTKGWKNEIWKDGIANIDEELNGLKKTQYSYPFSKHAEAVNTIQRWFIEQTRLGIPVDFTNEGIHGLNHDRATSLPSPIAIGSTWDKGLVRQAGEIVGREGKALGYTNVYAPILDLARDPRWGRVVECYGEDPFLVAELGTQMAEGIQSQGVASTLKHYAIYSVPKGGRDGDARTDPHVAPRELHEMYLYPFRKVVEQAHPLGVMSSYNDWDGVPVTGSYYFLTTLLRNTYGFRGYVVSDSEALEFLATKHHVAGDIKEAVRQAAEAGMNVRTNFSPPGDYILPLRELVNDGQLSMATLDRNVRDVLRVKFELGLFDHPYVENPKQADQTVAHGTEGFMLDMARQSLVLLKNENGLLPLDLKSLNNILVTGPLAIDTTVYVSRYGPQNLEVGTVFEGIKSYVGNKAKVDFSLGSTVVDNNWPDSEIVPTPLTKTEQQRIDQAVAKAKKADVVIAVMGEDEMRCGESRSRTGLGLPGRQLQLLQVLKETNKPIVLVLINGRPLTINWENRYIPSILEAWFPNTEGPKAIAQTIFGDYNPGGRLPVTFPKSVGQIELNFPFKPSSQAGQPASGPNGSGKTSVVGSLYPFGYGLSYTEFEYGNLVISPTQGHTQQKIQVDVDITNTGKYKGDEVVQLYVKDLVSSVTVYDTQLRGFERVTLAPGQKRSVHFTLKPEDLQLLDKNMDWTVEPGEFEVLVGSSSEDIRLTGKFELE, from the coding sequence ATGATAAAATTCCTATCTGCACTTGTCCTGATTTTTTCGATAAGTGCGCCAAGCTCATTACAGGCCCAGAAAAAAGATATCTATCATGATGGCTGGATTGACTTCAACAAAAATGGCAGGATGGATGTGTATGAGAACCCAAAGGCCACGATCGAAGCCCGCATAACCGACCTTTTGGAGCAGATGACCGTTGACGAAAAGACCTGCCAGTGTGCCACACTCTATGGTTACAAACGGGTGCTCAAGGACGAGATGCCGACCAAAGGTTGGAAAAATGAAATCTGGAAAGACGGGATTGCCAATATCGATGAGGAATTAAATGGGTTGAAGAAAACGCAGTATTCCTATCCTTTCAGCAAGCATGCCGAAGCGGTCAACACCATCCAGCGGTGGTTTATCGAGCAGACCCGTTTGGGCATCCCGGTGGATTTTACCAACGAAGGCATCCATGGGCTCAACCACGACCGGGCAACCAGTCTGCCTTCGCCCATTGCTATTGGTAGCACCTGGGACAAGGGGCTGGTCAGGCAGGCGGGTGAGATCGTAGGGCGGGAAGGGAAAGCCCTTGGCTATACAAATGTCTATGCGCCCATCCTTGATTTAGCGCGCGACCCACGCTGGGGAAGGGTAGTTGAATGCTATGGGGAAGACCCGTTCCTGGTTGCCGAACTGGGGACACAGATGGCAGAGGGCATCCAGTCGCAGGGGGTGGCCTCCACTCTGAAGCACTATGCCATTTACAGTGTTCCTAAAGGGGGCAGGGACGGAGATGCGAGGACAGACCCCCATGTTGCCCCGCGGGAGCTGCACGAGATGTACCTGTACCCTTTCCGGAAAGTGGTCGAACAGGCGCACCCTTTGGGTGTGATGAGCAGCTATAACGACTGGGACGGGGTGCCAGTCACGGGAAGCTACTATTTTTTGACCACCCTGCTCCGTAATACCTACGGTTTCCGAGGATACGTGGTCTCCGATAGTGAGGCGTTGGAGTTCCTGGCGACTAAACATCATGTGGCAGGTGATATCAAGGAAGCCGTGAGGCAGGCTGCAGAAGCCGGTATGAACGTTAGGACAAACTTTTCCCCGCCGGGAGACTATATCCTGCCGTTGCGCGAACTGGTGAACGATGGCCAACTTTCGATGGCTACCCTGGACAGGAATGTAAGGGATGTGCTGAGGGTGAAGTTTGAACTGGGACTGTTTGACCACCCATATGTCGAAAACCCCAAACAGGCCGACCAGACCGTCGCCCATGGAACCGAAGGCTTTATGCTGGATATGGCCCGGCAGTCGCTGGTACTGCTCAAGAATGAAAACGGACTGCTCCCACTCGACCTGAAATCATTGAACAACATATTGGTTACAGGGCCACTGGCCATTGACACCACTGTTTACGTGAGCCGGTACGGGCCGCAAAACCTAGAAGTGGGTACCGTTTTTGAGGGTATAAAAAGCTATGTCGGTAACAAGGCCAAAGTTGATTTTTCCCTGGGGAGCACGGTTGTGGACAACAACTGGCCCGACAGCGAGATCGTCCCAACTCCTTTAACGAAAACGGAACAGCAGCGCATAGATCAGGCTGTTGCCAAAGCTAAAAAGGCGGATGTGGTCATTGCCGTTATGGGTGAAGACGAAATGCGTTGTGGCGAAAGCCGGTCACGGACAGGGCTTGGCCTGCCCGGGCGGCAGCTTCAATTGTTACAGGTGCTGAAAGAAACCAATAAGCCAATTGTACTGGTACTGATCAATGGGAGGCCGCTGACCATTAACTGGGAAAACCGATACATCCCTTCAATTCTGGAAGCCTGGTTCCCAAATACGGAAGGGCCAAAGGCGATCGCTCAAACTATTTTTGGGGATTATAACCCAGGTGGAAGATTACCGGTGACTTTCCCAAAATCAGTCGGACAGATAGAGCTGAACTTCCCGTTCAAGCCCAGCTCCCAGGCAGGCCAGCCTGCATCGGGTCCGAATGGTTCGGGGAAAACCTCTGTGGTCGGTTCTCTGTACCCTTTCGGATACGGCTTGAGCTATACCGAATTTGAATATGGCAACCTTGTGATATCACCAACACAAGGCCATACCCAGCAGAAAATCCAGGTTGATGTGGACATAACCAATACCGGAAAATACAAAGGGGACGAGGTGGTTCAACTGTATGTGAAAGACCTGGTCAGCAGCGTGACGGTTTATGATACACAGCTCCGGGGCTTTGAGCGGGTAACCTTAGCTCCGGGACAGAAACGATCAGTCCACTTTACCCTGAAGCCCGAAGACCTGCAGCTGTTGGACAAAAACATGGACTGGACGGTGGAGCCAGGGGAGTTTGAGGTGCTGGTCGGTTCCAGTTCTGAGGATATCCGGCTGACCGGTAAGTTTGAGTTGGAATAA
- a CDS encoding alpha-L-fucosidase encodes MNKTLKYKIIVLLLFVGLGQLAAQEKPLNLNRPEREQWFAGLGFGMFIHWSLDVQLGMVISHSLVGASDDYVNRYFNELPTTFYPESFNPAVWAKAARMAGIKYVVFTTKHHNGFCMYDTKTTDFNIMNTPYGKDITKEVVDAFRKEGLAIGLYFSPDDFHYLYKQGRFISRTRPESFASNNEPLKSYVKEQMQELMTQYGKIDIVFLDGMEQSGKTAVAKVCWEVNPDVVVTRGAIETPEQETPNKPLPSPWEACYTFGDQWQYRPTNEDYKSANDVIQKLIEIRAKGGNFLLNFGPDKEGRFPKEQESGLNEISLWMFINHEAFGNTVPFGVTNESNVWFLKKKGENTVYAFLLEKDWPLGDRKTYDLQSVKAGNNAKISVLGQNSKVLEYHPETDPMPTIKNTKEGIEISVMRAQRIYNDRKWLNPVVVKLENVVSRNQNE; translated from the coding sequence ATGAACAAAACTTTGAAATATAAAATTATTGTGCTCTTGTTATTTGTCGGTTTGGGGCAACTGGCCGCACAGGAAAAGCCCTTGAACCTGAATAGGCCGGAACGTGAACAGTGGTTTGCCGGTTTAGGCTTTGGGATGTTTATCCACTGGAGCCTGGATGTGCAACTGGGGATGGTGATCAGCCATAGCCTTGTCGGGGCTTCCGACGACTATGTGAACAGGTATTTTAACGAACTTCCGACGACTTTTTACCCGGAATCGTTCAACCCTGCTGTATGGGCTAAAGCAGCCCGGATGGCCGGGATTAAGTACGTGGTATTCACGACCAAACACCACAACGGGTTCTGCATGTACGACACGAAGACAACGGACTTTAACATCATGAACACACCGTACGGGAAAGATATTACTAAGGAGGTCGTGGACGCGTTCAGGAAAGAGGGACTGGCCATCGGGCTTTACTTTTCACCGGACGACTTTCATTATCTGTATAAGCAGGGCAGGTTCATCTCAAGGACAAGGCCGGAGTCATTTGCTTCGAACAATGAACCATTGAAGAGCTATGTGAAGGAACAGATGCAGGAGCTGATGACCCAATACGGAAAGATCGACATTGTGTTTTTGGACGGCATGGAACAATCAGGCAAAACAGCGGTCGCAAAGGTGTGCTGGGAGGTCAACCCCGATGTGGTTGTTACCCGGGGAGCTATTGAGACACCGGAGCAGGAGACGCCCAATAAACCGCTGCCTTCACCCTGGGAGGCCTGTTATACCTTTGGCGACCAATGGCAGTACCGGCCAACGAATGAAGATTATAAGTCAGCCAATGATGTGATCCAAAAACTGATCGAGATCAGGGCAAAAGGCGGGAACTTCCTGTTGAACTTCGGGCCTGATAAAGAGGGCAGGTTCCCGAAAGAACAGGAAAGCGGGCTGAACGAGATTTCGCTATGGATGTTTATCAACCACGAGGCATTCGGGAACACAGTCCCTTTTGGGGTGACCAACGAATCCAATGTATGGTTCCTGAAGAAAAAGGGCGAAAATACAGTTTATGCTTTTCTTTTGGAAAAGGACTGGCCATTGGGGGACCGAAAGACCTATGACCTGCAATCGGTCAAGGCAGGGAATAATGCGAAAATTTCAGTGTTGGGGCAGAACAGTAAAGTGTTGGAATACCATCCGGAAACTGACCCAATGCCAACCATTAAAAACACAAAAGAAGGGATCGAAATATCGGTGATGCGGGCACAACGGATCTACAACGACCGTAAATGGCTCAACCCGGTTGTGGTCAAGTTGGAAAATGTGGTTTCACGAAATCAAAACGAATAA
- a CDS encoding alpha-galactosidase: protein MRNYLSIIIVIIISNNLLFAQTSSIDVFPNVSGQPGFPNYCSARLTGDTLIVENSRIKRVYLWNKGDIISQKLEDKRFDKVWLFNTSKPDMSFPGQKELSGDGSFSVEIVPENRIKPEHLEATVLCTLGKLQVKKVFSIYPNCPAIACTVYLRGQSESDWVYQSTNPADLKNIEQLNEKVNDGSVPILERLRLHGKQWMLTVVDFKDVTDRFNTLVIEQEVLAYRKNLFRGNLLFATDQTSGEGVFVLKESPTPTAQLAYPGGDFLSDFGHIRMIGANMQSSDLDPVKWTKACGFATGVYGGDSVNKLLALREYQQRIRLHRPDRDEMIMMNTWGDRSQDTKVDEAFCLDELDAGARLGITYFQLDDGWQTGRSGNSAFEGGSFKDIWRDSNYWKPDPVKFPDGLTPIIEKGKKLGIKIGIWFNPSSDGSYANWEKDANALIALYKQYGILTFKIDGVNIPDKQSEINFRKFMDKVVDATQGEVVFNLDVTAGRRGGYFSFNEYGNIFLENRYTDWQNYYPYWTLRNLWMLSKYIPPQNLQIEFLNKWRNTEKYKDELFAPENYSFDYLFATTMAGQPLAWFESTGLPEAAFSVAGLIGRYKEVMFDFHSGIILPIGEEPSGRSWTGFQSQKKESLNGYVLVFREQNKSNNVVLKLPMIAAGSYHFEPIAGAGKPFITKVVQNKEVRFSLDQPNSFVLYKYTKQEHP from the coding sequence ATGAGAAATTATTTATCTATAATTATCGTTATTATTATTTCTAATAATTTGCTATTTGCTCAAACAAGTAGTATCGATGTGTTTCCCAATGTATCAGGACAACCGGGTTTTCCAAATTATTGTTCTGCCAGGTTAACTGGTGATACATTAATAGTTGAGAATTCCCGTATTAAACGGGTTTATCTATGGAACAAAGGAGACATTATATCTCAAAAACTGGAAGATAAGCGATTTGATAAAGTCTGGTTATTTAATACCTCAAAACCAGATATGAGCTTTCCTGGCCAAAAGGAACTGTCAGGTGATGGTTCATTTTCGGTTGAAATTGTTCCGGAAAATCGAATCAAACCGGAACACCTGGAAGCCACTGTTCTTTGCACTCTTGGAAAACTTCAGGTAAAAAAGGTTTTTAGCATTTACCCTAACTGCCCGGCAATTGCCTGCACTGTATATCTGCGAGGACAATCAGAATCGGATTGGGTGTATCAATCTACGAATCCTGCTGATTTGAAAAATATCGAACAACTAAACGAAAAAGTGAATGACGGCTCTGTGCCAATACTTGAAAGGTTGCGTCTTCATGGGAAGCAATGGATGTTGACGGTTGTTGATTTTAAGGATGTTACAGATAGGTTCAATACGTTGGTTATAGAACAAGAGGTGTTGGCATACCGGAAAAATTTATTTAGGGGCAACCTGCTCTTTGCAACCGACCAAACCTCAGGGGAAGGGGTATTTGTTTTGAAGGAGTCGCCAACTCCAACTGCGCAGCTGGCCTATCCTGGGGGAGACTTTTTAAGCGACTTTGGTCATATTAGGATGATTGGTGCAAATATGCAATCAAGCGATCTTGATCCGGTAAAATGGACGAAAGCCTGTGGTTTTGCTACAGGTGTTTATGGGGGGGATTCGGTAAATAAATTATTGGCGTTACGCGAATATCAACAAAGGATTCGGTTACACCGCCCGGATCGGGACGAAATGATTATGATGAATACCTGGGGAGATCGCAGTCAGGATACGAAAGTAGATGAAGCTTTTTGCCTGGATGAACTGGACGCGGGCGCCCGCTTGGGGATTACATATTTTCAGCTCGATGATGGCTGGCAAACGGGGAGAAGTGGAAATTCTGCTTTTGAGGGAGGATCTTTTAAAGATATCTGGAGGGATTCAAACTATTGGAAGCCTGATCCTGTAAAATTTCCAGATGGACTTACACCTATTATCGAGAAAGGGAAGAAACTTGGAATTAAGATTGGGATTTGGTTTAATCCCAGTTCTGACGGCAGTTATGCCAATTGGGAAAAAGATGCCAACGCGCTTATTGCCTTATATAAACAATACGGGATTCTGACATTTAAAATTGACGGGGTAAATATACCGGATAAGCAATCGGAAATAAATTTCAGAAAATTTATGGATAAAGTAGTGGATGCAACTCAGGGCGAGGTTGTATTTAATCTGGATGTTACAGCTGGTAGAAGAGGGGGGTATTTTTCATTTAACGAGTACGGAAATATTTTTCTGGAGAATCGTTATACCGACTGGCAGAATTATTATCCCTACTGGACTTTGCGAAATCTTTGGATGCTTTCAAAATATATTCCGCCACAAAATTTACAGATTGAATTTTTGAATAAATGGAGAAATACTGAAAAATATAAAGATGAGTTGTTTGCTCCTGAGAATTATTCATTCGACTACCTCTTTGCTACAACTATGGCTGGTCAACCGCTCGCATGGTTTGAAAGTACAGGCTTGCCCGAAGCGGCTTTTAGTGTTGCAGGATTAATCGGTCGTTACAAGGAGGTCATGTTTGATTTTCATTCGGGGATTATCCTGCCTATTGGAGAAGAACCCTCTGGGAGAAGTTGGACAGGCTTTCAATCTCAAAAGAAAGAGAGCCTCAATGGCTATGTGCTGGTGTTTAGGGAGCAAAATAAATCTAACAATGTTGTGTTGAAACTCCCAATGATAGCTGCTGGATCCTATCACTTTGAACCAATTGCCGGTGCAGGGAAACCATTCATTACTAAAGTGGTTCAAAACAAGGAAGTCCGGTTTTCTCTCGATCAACCCAATAGCTTCGTGCTCTACAAATATACAAAACAGGAGCACCCATGA